Proteins encoded by one window of Yersinia massiliensis:
- a CDS encoding TetR/AcrR family transcriptional regulator → MKHQDKQDNASPPLTGTKARTQRLLIDTAMAMYEQGAFPSITEVAIAAQLSRATAYRYFPTQSALVSAMVDESLGPILAWQPTQPDARQRIAELLSFAYPRMLQHEGVLRAALHLSLQQWADNRSNPNNEEKLVRGNRKRLLKMAVEPLEGKLSPEALQRVVYAFSLIYGSEVFMVLKDIWHLDDAGIQDVTQWMGKAILLQAETDAKQAAQGESEPLTPR, encoded by the coding sequence GTGAAACATCAGGATAAGCAAGACAACGCCTCTCCACCTTTAACTGGCACCAAGGCCAGAACCCAGCGGTTACTGATCGATACTGCAATGGCGATGTATGAACAAGGCGCATTTCCGTCGATCACCGAAGTCGCCATTGCTGCCCAACTTTCCCGAGCGACGGCTTATCGCTATTTTCCGACGCAAAGTGCACTGGTTTCGGCCATGGTCGATGAAAGTCTCGGCCCTATATTGGCATGGCAACCGACACAACCGGATGCGAGGCAACGCATTGCTGAATTACTCTCTTTTGCTTATCCGCGCATGTTGCAACATGAGGGTGTGTTACGTGCCGCACTGCATTTGTCGTTGCAGCAATGGGCTGATAACAGAAGCAATCCGAACAATGAAGAGAAGTTGGTCCGTGGTAATCGTAAGCGGTTGTTAAAAATGGCGGTCGAGCCATTGGAAGGGAAATTGTCGCCGGAAGCTTTGCAACGGGTGGTTTATGCTTTTTCGTTAATTTACGGTTCAGAAGTGTTTATGGTGCTGAAAGATATTTGGCATTTGGATGACGCGGGTATTCAGGATGTGACCCAGTGGATGGGGAAAGCTATTTTGTTGCAAGCTGAAACCGATGCCAAACAAGCGGCTCAAGGCGAATCAGAACCGCTAACACCGCGATGA
- the xerC gene encoding tyrosine recombinase XerC: MTEFSASLAPQVEAFLRYLKVERQLSPLTITSYQRQLQALMEMGEQMGLAHWQTLDAVQVRSLVSRSKRAGLHASSLALRLSALRSFLNWLVSQGVLIANPAKGVSTPRAGRHLPKNIDVDEVDKLLDIDLNDPLAVRDRAMLEVMYGAGLRLSELVGMNCKHVDLASGEVWVMGKGSKERKVPIGKTAVTWLNHWLALRELFEPQDDAIFLANTGKRISARNVQKRFAEWGVKQGVSSHIHPHKLRHSFATHMLESSGDLRAVQELLGHANLTTTQIYTHLDFQHLATVYDAAHPRAKRGKS; encoded by the coding sequence ATGACCGAATTCAGCGCCTCACTTGCCCCACAGGTAGAGGCTTTCCTGCGCTATCTTAAAGTGGAGCGTCAGCTTAGCCCACTGACTATCACCAGCTATCAACGCCAATTACAGGCGCTCATGGAAATGGGCGAGCAAATGGGGTTAGCACACTGGCAAACACTGGATGCTGTGCAAGTTCGCTCACTGGTTTCCCGCAGTAAACGTGCCGGTTTGCACGCCTCCAGTCTGGCATTGCGGCTCTCGGCGTTGCGCAGTTTTCTCAATTGGCTTGTCAGCCAAGGTGTGTTAATCGCTAACCCAGCGAAAGGGGTCAGTACGCCGCGTGCTGGCCGCCATCTACCAAAGAATATTGATGTCGATGAAGTGGATAAACTGCTGGATATCGATCTCAATGACCCGTTGGCAGTACGTGATCGTGCGATGCTGGAAGTGATGTATGGCGCGGGGCTGCGTCTCTCTGAACTGGTTGGCATGAACTGCAAGCACGTGGATTTGGCCAGCGGTGAAGTTTGGGTGATGGGGAAAGGCAGCAAAGAGCGCAAAGTGCCGATCGGTAAAACGGCGGTGACTTGGTTGAATCACTGGCTGGCGCTGCGTGAATTGTTCGAGCCGCAAGATGATGCCATCTTCTTAGCCAACACGGGCAAGCGAATTTCAGCGCGTAATGTGCAAAAACGCTTTGCAGAGTGGGGCGTGAAGCAGGGCGTCAGTAGCCATATTCACCCGCATAAACTGCGCCACTCATTCGCCACCCACATGCTGGAATCCAGCGGCGATCTGCGCGCAGTGCAAGAGTTACTGGGTCATGCCAATCTGACTACCACACAAATTTATACTCATCTCGACTTTCAACATCTGGCGACAGTGTATGATGCTGCTCATCCACGGGCCAAACGAGGCAAATCCTGA
- a CDS encoding phosphoenolpyruvate hydrolase family protein gives MPKFQRQAILAKFREMIARREPIIGGGAGTGLSAKCEEAGGIDLIVIYNSGRYRMAGRGSLAGLLAYGNANDIVVDMAKEVLPVAKNTPVLAGVNGTDPFCQFDHFLDQLKDLGFSGVQNFPTVGLIDGNFRANLEETGMGYGLEVDMIRLAHEKDLLTTPYVFSAADAIAMTQVGADIIVPHMGLTTGGNIGADTALKLADCVPLINEWAAAAKAVRDDVIVLCHGGPISTPEDAQYIMDNCPQCDGFYGASSMERLPTEIALTDTTRQFKKIKR, from the coding sequence ATGCCAAAATTTCAACGCCAGGCCATCTTGGCCAAATTTCGGGAAATGATCGCTCGCCGTGAACCTATCATTGGTGGCGGTGCGGGAACAGGGCTATCGGCCAAATGTGAAGAGGCTGGTGGGATTGATCTCATCGTTATTTATAACTCAGGCCGCTATCGTATGGCGGGCCGTGGTTCGCTAGCCGGATTGTTGGCCTACGGCAACGCCAATGACATTGTGGTCGATATGGCCAAAGAAGTGCTACCAGTGGCGAAAAACACGCCAGTACTGGCTGGGGTGAATGGTACGGATCCATTCTGCCAATTTGACCACTTCCTCGACCAACTGAAAGACTTGGGTTTTTCTGGCGTACAGAACTTCCCAACTGTCGGTTTAATCGACGGTAACTTCCGCGCCAATCTGGAAGAAACCGGCATGGGTTACGGCTTGGAAGTGGACATGATCCGTCTAGCCCATGAAAAAGATCTGCTGACGACACCCTATGTTTTTAGCGCCGCAGATGCTATTGCCATGACGCAAGTAGGTGCCGATATTATTGTTCCTCATATGGGCTTGACCACCGGCGGCAATATTGGTGCAGATACTGCGCTCAAACTCGCGGATTGCGTACCTTTAATTAACGAATGGGCCGCAGCGGCCAAAGCGGTACGTGACGATGTGATTGTGTTGTGCCACGGCGGGCCAATCTCTACACCGGAAGACGCACAATATATTATGGATAACTGCCCGCAATGTGATGGTTTCTACGGTGCCAGTTCGATGGAACGTTTACCGACAGAAATTGCACTGACGGACACGACCAGGCAGTTTAAAAAAATAAAACGCTAA
- the dapF gene encoding diaminopimelate epimerase encodes MQFSKMHGLGNDFMVVDAVTQNVYFSPELIRRLADRHTGVGFDQMLVVEPPYDPELDFHYRIFNADGSEVAQCGNGARCFARFVRLKGLTNKRDIRVSTQTGRMVLSVTEDELVCVNMGEPNFDPQAVPFRATKAEKTYIFRAAEQTVLCGVVSMGNPHCVLQVEDVSVANVALLGPVLESHERFPERANIGFMQVVSRESIRLRVYERGAGETQACGSGACAAVAVGIQQSLLDEDVTVELPGGSLHISWKGPGYPLYMTGPATHVYDGFIHL; translated from the coding sequence ATGCAGTTCTCCAAAATGCACGGTCTTGGCAACGACTTTATGGTTGTCGATGCAGTTACCCAAAATGTTTACTTTTCGCCGGAGTTAATCCGTCGATTAGCAGACCGGCACACTGGCGTGGGCTTTGACCAGATGTTGGTGGTGGAACCGCCTTACGATCCTGAACTGGACTTTCACTATCGTATTTTTAATGCCGATGGCAGTGAAGTTGCTCAGTGTGGCAATGGTGCACGCTGTTTTGCTCGTTTTGTCCGGCTAAAAGGCTTAACTAATAAACGTGATATCCGTGTCAGTACCCAAACTGGCCGTATGGTATTGAGTGTCACGGAAGATGAATTGGTGTGCGTGAATATGGGCGAACCCAATTTTGACCCGCAAGCCGTTCCTTTCCGCGCCACTAAAGCGGAGAAAACCTATATTTTCCGTGCGGCGGAACAAACGGTATTATGCGGTGTGGTGTCGATGGGTAATCCCCACTGTGTGCTACAGGTAGAGGATGTTTCGGTCGCCAATGTTGCGTTGCTGGGGCCCGTATTAGAAAGCCATGAGCGTTTCCCTGAACGGGCTAATATTGGGTTTATGCAAGTGGTTAGCCGCGAAAGTATCCGTCTACGGGTGTATGAACGCGGTGCGGGTGAAACCCAAGCTTGCGGCAGCGGGGCTTGTGCTGCCGTCGCGGTCGGTATCCAGCAATCACTGCTGGATGAGGATGTCACGGTAGAACTGCCGGGCGGCAGTTTACATATCAGTTGGAAAGGGCCAGGCTATCCGCTGTATATGACGGGGCCAGCCACCCATGTATATGATGGATTCATCCATCTATAA
- the uvrD gene encoding DNA helicase II, protein MDVSDLLDSLNEKQREAVAAPRCNLLVLAGAGSGKTRVLVHRIAWLLSVENASPYSIISVTFTNKAAAEMRHRIEHLIGTSQGGMWIGTFHGLAHRLLRAHHLDANLPQDFQILDSDDQLRLLKRLIKALNLDEKQWPPRQAMWYINGKKDEGLRPQHIESYGNPVEATWLRIYQAYQEACDRAGLVDFAELLLRAHELWLNKPHILNHYRERFTNILVDEFQDTNNIQYAWIRLLAGDRANVMIVGDDDQSIYGWRGAQVENIQRFLNDFPGAETIRLEQNYRSTSNILTAANALIAHNEGRMGKNLWTEGGEGEPISIYCAFNELDEARFVVNRIRAWQDNGGALNDCAILYRSNAQSRVLEEALLQTAMPYRIYGGQRFFERQEIKDALAYLRLVSNRNDDAAFERVVNTPTRGIGDRTLDVVRQTARDRQLTLWQSTRALLQEKVLAGRAASALQRFVELVDSLAHETADMPLHVQTDRVIRDSGLWSMYEQEKGEKGQARVENLEELVNATRQYSYQDEDQDLMPLQAFLSHAALEAGEGQADAYQDAVQLMTLHSAKGLEFPQVFIVGMEEGMFPSQMSLDEGGRLEEERRLAYVGVTRAMQKLTLCYAESRRLYGKEVNHRPSRFIGELPQECVEEVRLRATVSRPVNHRSMGTPMNENDSGFSLGQRVRHPKFGEGTIVNLEGSGEHSRLQVAFPGEGIKWLVAAYARLEAV, encoded by the coding sequence ATGGACGTTTCTGATCTGCTCGACAGCCTGAATGAAAAACAACGCGAAGCCGTGGCTGCGCCACGCTGCAACCTGTTGGTATTGGCCGGTGCGGGCAGCGGAAAAACCCGTGTGCTGGTGCATCGTATCGCTTGGTTACTGTCGGTAGAAAACGCCTCACCGTATTCCATTATCTCGGTCACCTTCACCAATAAAGCGGCGGCAGAAATGCGCCACCGTATCGAACATCTGATAGGCACCAGTCAGGGCGGGATGTGGATCGGCACTTTCCATGGGCTGGCACACCGTTTACTGCGTGCTCACCATCTGGACGCCAATCTACCGCAAGATTTCCAAATTCTGGACAGCGATGATCAGTTGCGCTTATTAAAGCGCTTGATTAAAGCGTTGAATTTAGATGAGAAACAGTGGCCGCCGCGTCAGGCCATGTGGTACATCAACGGCAAAAAAGACGAAGGGCTACGCCCCCAGCACATTGAAAGTTATGGTAATCCAGTTGAAGCCACTTGGCTGCGCATTTATCAGGCCTATCAGGAAGCCTGTGACCGTGCAGGGTTGGTGGATTTTGCCGAACTGTTGCTACGCGCCCATGAACTCTGGCTCAACAAACCCCATATTCTGAACCACTACCGCGAACGTTTTACCAACATTCTGGTGGATGAGTTCCAAGATACCAACAACATCCAGTACGCATGGATTCGTCTGCTGGCCGGGGATCGCGCGAATGTGATGATCGTCGGCGATGACGACCAGTCAATTTATGGCTGGCGCGGGGCGCAGGTCGAGAATATCCAACGTTTCCTGAACGATTTCCCCGGCGCAGAGACCATTCGTTTGGAGCAAAATTACCGTTCAACCAGTAATATTCTGACCGCAGCGAACGCCCTGATTGCCCATAATGAAGGTCGCATGGGGAAAAACCTGTGGACCGAAGGGGGCGAAGGCGAGCCCATCTCAATCTATTGCGCGTTTAACGAGCTGGATGAAGCCCGCTTTGTGGTTAACCGCATTCGCGCTTGGCAGGACAATGGTGGCGCGCTCAATGACTGCGCCATCTTATACCGCAGCAACGCCCAATCGCGCGTATTGGAAGAAGCCTTACTGCAAACTGCCATGCCGTACCGCATCTATGGTGGCCAGCGCTTCTTCGAACGTCAGGAAATCAAAGATGCGCTGGCTTACCTGCGCTTAGTGTCTAATCGCAATGATGATGCCGCCTTTGAACGCGTGGTCAACACGCCAACTCGTGGTATCGGTGATCGCACACTCGATGTGGTGCGCCAAACGGCCCGTGACCGTCAGTTGACTTTATGGCAGTCCACTCGTGCCTTGTTGCAGGAAAAGGTACTGGCAGGCCGCGCAGCTTCTGCACTACAACGTTTTGTCGAGTTGGTCGACTCACTGGCGCATGAAACCGCCGATATGCCTTTACATGTCCAAACAGACCGCGTTATCCGTGACTCTGGTTTATGGTCGATGTACGAGCAGGAAAAAGGCGAGAAAGGCCAAGCGCGCGTTGAAAACCTTGAAGAGCTGGTCAATGCGACTCGCCAATACAGTTATCAGGATGAAGATCAGGATCTGATGCCACTGCAAGCGTTCCTCTCTCATGCGGCCTTAGAAGCAGGCGAGGGGCAAGCAGACGCTTATCAGGATGCGGTGCAATTAATGACTCTCCACTCAGCGAAAGGGTTGGAGTTCCCGCAAGTCTTTATCGTGGGCATGGAAGAAGGGATGTTCCCGAGCCAGATGTCGTTGGATGAAGGCGGGCGGCTGGAAGAAGAGCGTCGGCTGGCTTACGTTGGTGTGACGCGTGCGATGCAAAAACTGACACTGTGTTATGCCGAAAGCCGCCGGCTGTACGGCAAAGAAGTTAATCATCGTCCTTCTCGTTTTATCGGCGAATTGCCGCAAGAGTGCGTTGAAGAAGTCCGGTTGCGTGCGACAGTCTCACGCCCTGTGAACCACCGTAGTATGGGCACGCCAATGAATGAGAACGACAGCGGCTTTTCATTGGGCCAGCGTGTGCGCCATCCTAAATTTGGTGAAGGCACCATCGTTAATTTGGAAGGTAGCGGTGAACATAGTCGGTTGCAAGTGGCGTTCCCAGGTGAGGGGATTAAGTGGTTGGTGGCGGCGTATGCAAGGCTTGAAGCTGTCTAA
- the yigB gene encoding 5-amino-6-(5-phospho-D-ribitylamino)uracil phosphatase YigB has protein sequence MHFYRPLERISAITFDLDDTLYDNRPVITRTEQESVAFLQQYHPNLAQLQPADFQRFRSELLAQDPDIYHDVTQWRWHAIELGLMRHGLSKSEAQSGADAAMENFALWRSRIYVPSETHDTLSVLAEHYPLVAITNGNADPKACGLDNYFQFVLRSGPHGRAKPFRDMYHKAANHLDIPLKNILHVGDDLTTDVAGSLRCGMQACWINDRQQSLMTASDSRLLPHIEISQLASLTALL, from the coding sequence ATGCATTTTTATCGTCCACTTGAGCGTATTTCCGCCATTACCTTCGATTTGGATGACACGCTGTATGACAATCGGCCGGTTATTACCCGTACTGAACAAGAATCAGTGGCTTTTTTACAGCAGTACCATCCCAATTTAGCGCAGTTGCAACCTGCGGATTTCCAACGTTTTCGCAGTGAGTTACTGGCGCAAGATCCAGACATTTATCACGATGTGACTCAGTGGCGCTGGCATGCCATCGAACTGGGTTTGATGCGCCACGGTTTGAGCAAGTCAGAGGCGCAATCTGGGGCCGATGCTGCCATGGAGAACTTTGCACTTTGGCGTAGCCGGATTTATGTACCGTCAGAAACCCATGACACCCTGAGCGTACTTGCGGAACATTATCCGCTGGTGGCAATCACTAACGGCAATGCCGACCCAAAAGCTTGCGGCCTCGATAACTATTTTCAGTTTGTATTGCGATCCGGCCCCCATGGCCGTGCCAAGCCGTTCCGCGATATGTACCATAAAGCGGCAAATCATCTCGATATCCCACTGAAAAATATCCTGCATGTTGGCGATGATTTGACCACGGATGTGGCAGGTTCTCTGCGCTGCGGCATGCAGGCATGCTGGATTAATGACCGTCAACAAAGCCTGATGACCGCCAGTGATAGCCGATTATTGCCACATATTGAGATTTCGCAGTTGGCTTCCCTGACAGCATTGCTATAA
- the lptM gene encoding LPS translocon maturation chaperone LptM, whose protein sequence is MKKELCWPLVAMMVLALSGCGLKGPLYFPPADKPKTETTQPDSGQIERNQQDLSGSKQSQTIAGPQ, encoded by the coding sequence ATGAAAAAAGAACTATGTTGGCCGCTGGTGGCGATGATGGTACTCGCGCTATCCGGTTGTGGCCTGAAAGGCCCGTTATACTTTCCACCGGCAGACAAACCAAAAACAGAAACGACACAACCTGATAGTGGCCAGATAGAACGCAATCAGCAAGATTTATCAGGGTCTAAACAGAGCCAGACCATTGCCGGGCCCCAGTGA
- the cyaY gene encoding iron donor protein CyaY yields MNDTEFHQLADQLMLCIEETLDAFSGDSDIDYETNGGVMTLTFENGSKIVINRQEPLHQVWLATKAGGYHFDYRDGHWYCSRSGAEFFAQLSEAATTQAGEEVSFSE; encoded by the coding sequence ATGAACGATACCGAGTTTCATCAGTTAGCCGATCAATTGATGCTTTGCATTGAAGAAACACTGGATGCTTTTAGCGGTGATAGCGATATCGATTATGAAACCAATGGCGGGGTGATGACCCTGACGTTTGAGAATGGCAGTAAGATTGTCATTAATCGCCAAGAGCCCTTACATCAGGTGTGGCTGGCGACCAAAGCGGGTGGCTATCACTTTGATTATCGCGATGGTCACTGGTATTGCTCACGCAGTGGCGCAGAGTTTTTTGCCCAGTTATCCGAAGCCGCCACTACGCAAGCGGGCGAAGAGGTGAGTTTTAGCGAGTAA
- a CDS encoding DUF484 domain-containing protein gives MKSYEEQALAGIELDDDAVMQYLLQNPDFFIRNARLVEQMHIPHPVRGSVSLVEWQLGRQRNQIGQLEEEITLLMEQAGLNEVLFNRLLQLQSHLAAATSLQDMLNRLQRWAREFGLSGANIRLFNDRWHIGAPSDFAHLGLSRHAFEPLRIQRLGSENHYLGSLNGPELLLLLPQAKQVGSVALSLLGKEGDLGVVIFSSRDTQHYQQGMGTVMLSQLSMLLPSLLERWIEPA, from the coding sequence ATGAAAAGTTATGAGGAGCAGGCGTTAGCGGGCATCGAGTTAGATGACGATGCTGTCATGCAGTACTTATTGCAAAATCCCGACTTCTTTATCCGCAATGCCCGTCTGGTCGAACAGATGCATATCCCTCATCCGGTTCGAGGCAGTGTCTCGCTGGTAGAGTGGCAACTGGGGCGGCAGCGTAATCAGATTGGCCAGTTGGAAGAAGAAATCACCTTGTTGATGGAACAAGCTGGCTTGAACGAAGTGCTGTTCAACCGTTTGCTGCAACTACAAAGCCATTTAGCAGCCGCCACTAGCTTGCAAGATATGCTCAATCGCTTGCAACGTTGGGCCAGAGAGTTCGGGCTAAGCGGTGCCAATATTCGGTTGTTTAACGACCGTTGGCACATCGGCGCACCCTCTGATTTCGCTCATCTAGGGCTGTCTCGCCATGCTTTCGAACCACTGCGCATTCAACGGTTAGGTAGTGAAAATCATTATCTCGGCAGCTTAAATGGGCCAGAATTGCTGCTGTTATTGCCTCAGGCAAAACAGGTCGGCTCTGTGGCACTGTCATTGCTGGGTAAAGAGGGCGATTTGGGTGTGGTTATCTTTAGCAGCCGCGATACACAGCACTATCAGCAAGGCATGGGTACCGTGATGCTGAGTCAGTTATCCATGTTATTGCCAAGCCTGCTGGAGCGCTGGATAGAGCCAGCATGA